From the Verrucomicrobiota bacterium genome, the window GGGTTTGACTGTGGCTCGCGGCGCGGCCTTGCGCGTGCGAACGGTTTTCGGGGCTGCGGTCGGGGTACTGACTGCTTTGGCGGGGGGCGGGGTGGTGCGGCGGCGCACAGTTTTGGTGACAGCTCGTACGACATTCTTGCGGGATGATTTGTCAAGTTTCATAAGCTATTTCGACGCGAATTGGCGGGTTCTTCGACCTCAATACACCCGCAGATTACGGCCAAATGATATTGCACGCAACGGGAAATTGACTCCGATCCGGCGCCAGCTCAAGTTGGCCTTAAAGACAGCTTGCAAATCAGCTGGCTACTATGCTAAAGAGTATCTGCGCGCGCTGCCAATTTTTGTTTGAGGTTGAAACATGAACCCCCAGCCTGACAGCAACTCAGAGACGCTCATCTACGTGGTGGATGACGAGCCCATCCTTTTGGAGCTCGCCACGTTCATTTTGGAACCGCTCGGCTACCGTCTGAAAACTTTTCGCGATCCCGACGCGGCGTTTGAAGCATTCCGGTCCGCGGACCACCCGCCCCAATTGCTCATTACCGACTACGCCATGCACCAGATGAACGGCCTGGAGTTGCTCAGGAAATGCAAGACCGCGGACCCGAAGTTGAAAACCCTGCTGGTCAGCGGCACGGTCGGCGAAGATATTTACCGCGATTCGACCATCAAACCGGATAAATTTCTGGCCAAGCCCTATCACGCCAACCAACTCAGTGACCTGGTGGAATTGTTACTCCGCAAATAAACCGCCGGCCGTCTGGTTCTATCTCAAAGTTTTCAAATAGGCAAAAAGGTCAGCCACGTCCTGCGCCTTCAGCGTTTCCAGCAATCCCTCCGGCATCATCGACGTCTTGGTGAATGAAGCCCGCTTCACCCGATCGCGCTGAATATGCACGTCTTCGCTACCGGGCTGTCGCAAAACGATTTCCGCCTCATTCTGCGAAACCAAAAATCCCTCCAGCAGGTCATTACCCTTGGTCTCCACGCGAAACCGGTAGTAGCCCGACTCCACGGCCGCGTTCGGCGTGAGGATGGATCGCAGCAACGCCTCCGTGCCCATGACGCCGGCTCCGTTCAATGTCGGCCCGATATTCGCGCCTTCGCCATGCACGTTGTGGCAGGTCATGCAGACCGTTGTGAAGGTCGCCTTGCCTCTGGCTTCGTCGCCGCCCCCCTCGACGTAGTGGCGATAGATATCAAACTTTGCTTTCTGTGCCCGCGCATCCGATGCGCTCAACAGAGGCGGAAAATCCATGGTCTGTTCCACTTTCACCTGCCCATTCAGTCTGCCCCAAGAATCGCCGGCGAAATAGTGAACCAGTCCGGATGGCGGTGGTTCATCCTGGAAGCTGATCTGCCACGCGTCGCGAATTTCTTCTGCGGCGCGTGCGACATTCCAAATGCGATATTCCGCGAACGTGCCCGCCGTGCCCTTCGCCGGGGTCGTGCGGCCAATGTCGAGGTTGGTGAAAGCGATGTTCAACGACTCGCCCTTGGCGGTGTCCGGTTCGCCGTTGAAATAGATTCGGAACTGTCCGGTATCGTCGCGCGTGACCGCGACATGTGTCCAGACCTCCGCCTCGATCTTCTTGTTGGCAATGATGACATCGCCATATTGCGGCCCGGCGAAAATCCTAAACCATCGACCGGCAAAATTAAAATCCGCGCCGCCGGGAACGCCCAGGATGCCGTCCTCGTTGTCGATGCCCGGATCGAGTTTGACCCACGTCTCGACAGTGAATGGGCCGCTGAGTTGAACTTTTGTGTCCACGTAGTCTTCATTGTGCCCACTCAGACGTAACACCGGTCGAAGTTGATCGCTCAACTGCTGGCGTAGTGCAGCCAGGTCAGGATCGTTTCCCAGAATGGTTCGGAGTTTGTCCAGCGAATACTCGTCGAGTTCCTGCGCGGCAATGTCCCCACTCTTGACGGCGCGCAGCAACGCGCGGCTGTTCGCCTCGGAACTCGTGAGCCGGTCCACGGCCGCCTTGCGCAGACTGACTGGCAGCACTGGCCAGAGTTCCACAAGCAACGGCACCGCGCGGTCGCTGCGGGCCGAGGCAAGCGCAACGATGGCCTCCCGCTGCAACGGCTCCCCGGCTTTGCCCGTCAACGCCAGTCGTTGAAAGAGCTCAACCTGCGTTGATCCCATTTCCCGCAACGCTTTCAATCCAGCCAATTGTCGCTCCGGCATCTGCCCCGCTCGCGTGGTATAGGCGACGACTTCGGGTTCGAGTTCGCGCAGGCGAAAGGCCGACGCCAGTTGAATCATGAGTTGTTGATTGGATTCGGAGGCGTCGCGTTGGACGAGCGATCGCGCAGCGGCGACCAGATGCGTCGCGAGGTTCGAGTTCTCCAGCCGGCCGCGAGCATTCAGCAGTGTCCGCAAGGTTTGCGCTTGTGTGGCGGGAAGTTTAAGCACGTCATCCAGCACTTCGCCAACGCCAGGCTCATCGCTAAACCTTGCCAGTAAAACAAGTTCCTCATCCGTGAGGATGCGTTTGATCTCGGGGACGGTGCGGGCCAGTTGCACTGCGCCCGCCCTTTCGCCGAGCGACAAAGTCGCCAGCAGCCGATTTTCCAACGGAAGTTTTTTCCCCGCTTCCGAATCGAGAAAAGCGGCGAGGGCTTGCGGATTCTTTTCCAACGCGACCCGCACCAGACTGCGCTCGAAGGCGCGGTCCGCTGCCGGGCCAGCCGCGAACGTCGGCTCGCCACCCTGTTGCGGCTTGATAATTGGCCCGTCGATCTGTGGTTTGCCCACTCGCACCAGCAGTTCGAGAACTTTGAGGTTCGGATTAGCAATTCCATCCAACGTGCGAATGATCTCGGCGCGAACTTGGGGATCGGGATCGTCGAGCAACGGTTCGAGTCTCGCCACCATCTTGTCGGCGGAGAATTTCTGGGTGCCGAGAACGCGCACGGCTTCTCGACGAACATCCCGGCTGACGTCTTTCACGAGTTTCTGCAACGTTGCCAGTTGGACTTTGCCCAGACCTTCCAGCGCCCAAAGCGCGCTGAGGCGAGCAGGAGGCGCATTGCCTGCCTCGCGGCGTTCGCTCATTTTCTTTAACGCAGACGCCAGGCTGAACGACTGGCGATCAATGATCTGCCGCACGGCGGCACGCGCCTCCCACGTGGAAGCGGTCGCGAGATGTGGCGGCAATTCCTTTTCTGGGATTCGTGTCAGATCGGGAATCGCGCGTGGCGGCATCGTTGCATGGCGCACGCGCCAGATGCGGCTGCGGAACTTGTCGCGTTCCGGATGCGTG encodes:
- a CDS encoding response regulator codes for the protein MNPQPDSNSETLIYVVDDEPILLELATFILEPLGYRLKTFRDPDAAFEAFRSADHPPQLLITDYAMHQMNGLELLRKCKTADPKLKTLLVSGTVGEDIYRDSTIKPDKFLAKPYHANQLSDLVELLLRK
- a CDS encoding c-type cytochrome encodes the protein MKPHFLCLPGLLFVSVAAAFGQPGEFQAAPTTGKPPKESPLTAEEQQPTFTLPPGFVIELVAADPDINKVVAFNFDEAGRLWANTATEYPLDGNENPERAAELYKRGGKDRVLIFDTPTRPGRQPPRTFADGLAMPMGILPFKDGAIVGQGPDIFFLRDTDGDGKADKKELLLTGFGIQDSHLMPHGFVRGPGNWIYLAQGAFNSSSVKTKEGTTVQFDQCKMARFKPDGSRFEIVESGLNNIWGFVINRRGEMFIQEANDLGYPVVPFFIGGTYPGIGMHKMKPHSPWQPPLANFEMGGTGLSGLALAEDENGFPPPYREVMYVANPITGKIQAIKIHPDGTGYRLEKLPDFINCADPWFRPIAIQFGPDGCLYILDWYNKIISHNEVPRTHPERDKFRSRIWRVRHATMPPRAIPDLTRIPEKELPPHLATASTWEARAAVRQIIDRQSFSLASALKKMSERREAGNAPPARLSALWALEGLGKVQLATLQKLVKDVSRDVRREAVRVLGTQKFSADKMVARLEPLLDDPDPQVRAEIIRTLDGIANPNLKVLELLVRVGKPQIDGPIIKPQQGGEPTFAAGPAADRAFERSLVRVALEKNPQALAAFLDSEAGKKLPLENRLLATLSLGERAGAVQLARTVPEIKRILTDEELVLLARFSDEPGVGEVLDDVLKLPATQAQTLRTLLNARGRLENSNLATHLVAAARSLVQRDASESNQQLMIQLASAFRLRELEPEVVAYTTRAGQMPERQLAGLKALREMGSTQVELFQRLALTGKAGEPLQREAIVALASARSDRAVPLLVELWPVLPVSLRKAAVDRLTSSEANSRALLRAVKSGDIAAQELDEYSLDKLRTILGNDPDLAALRQQLSDQLRPVLRLSGHNEDYVDTKVQLSGPFTVETWVKLDPGIDNEDGILGVPGGADFNFAGRWFRIFAGPQYGDVIIANKKIEAEVWTHVAVTRDDTGQFRIYFNGEPDTAKGESLNIAFTNLDIGRTTPAKGTAGTFAEYRIWNVARAAEEIRDAWQISFQDEPPPSGLVHYFAGDSWGRLNGQVKVEQTMDFPPLLSASDARAQKAKFDIYRHYVEGGGDEARGKATFTTVCMTCHNVHGEGANIGPTLNGAGVMGTEALLRSILTPNAAVESGYYRFRVETKGNDLLEGFLVSQNEAEIVLRQPGSEDVHIQRDRVKRASFTKTSMMPEGLLETLKAQDVADLFAYLKTLR